The DNA window GTTTTTCTGAGATTGTTCTAAGAGGAGGCTGGAGATGACAGGGGTAGGAGAGGCCCCAGAGTCCAGGTCTGGGGGAGGAGGGTCACTGACTTTGGCTGGTGGCTTTTGTGGATCTTCTTCCAGGTCACTGGGCTAGAGACACGCCCCTTCCAGCTCACAGTGGAGAAGCTCGAGATGGCGCTGGAAGGAGCTAATTCTGAGGTCTGGGGATCAAATTAAACCCAAGGCTGGAAGTGGGTGTGCCTGAGCAGGGCATGGACCCCCTTCCTGTGGCTGATCTCCTGGGAGTAGTGGTGGCACTCCGTGATGGGGACGGGAGGTAGGGTGGTAGCATGGAACCGTTCTGGGGGTCAAGCATGAGCCTGCCCATGGAGGGCTTCCTGCTAGAGAAAGACTCTGAGACTCTCAGTGTACAAAGAATCAACTAGAGAGCTTGATTAAAAATACTACCCCCCACTTCTCCTGATTGTGACTCAGCAGGTCAAACATGGAGCTTAGAAGTCTGCGGTTCAGCAGTCTCTCTGGTGATTTGAGGAGGTGGTCCCCCTCACTCTGAGGGGATCTGAGGCCTCCTGAAGAAAGGCGTAGACCAGCAGCGCTCCAGTGGTTCCTGTCTAGTCCACTTTTCAGAAATCTATcaatctgttgttttttttttaaccttggtcATAAAATCCATATATGCCCACTGTgggaattttaaaagcacaaaccGCCACCCATAATTCTACCAACAAAGGCAACTTCTACTGGCGTTTGGGCATATTTCTCTCTGAGCTTTGTTCtctgcatttgttttcttttatagctgATACGATGCTGCAGATATAATTCTTTGCCCTTATTCGTTTCGTGTTGGGTGGTGAACACATTTCCCTGGGATCCTGCCCAGTGGGGTCCGTGTGGCCTTGGGGAGGAGCTGAGGGTCTCCTGTCCCACTGATGGTTTCAGGGTGTGAAGGTCAAAGGCCTCATCCTCATCAACCCCCAGAACCCTCTGGGTGACGTCTATTCCCCAGGAGAGCTGCAGGAGTACCTGGAGTTTGCCAAGAGGTGAGGCACCCCACACTCACCCCGTAAAGCGTGTGACAGATCAGGGTTCTGATGTGAGCTTTGGTGCAGGTCCCGCTACCCTCTTTACCCCACTGTGGGTTTCTACCTGCTTTGGCCCTTCCTGGCAGTGGAGTCAGGGGGTAGGGGTTGGTGGGATGCtagttctctctttctttttataacagCAGCTGCCATTTATTGCCCGCTGTAGGGGCCAGGCCCCCTGCTAAGCACCCTACATGCTCTAGCTCATGTAATCCTCCCAACGACCCTATTAGGTACAGATACTGTCATTATCCCATTTACTGAGGCTTAGAGTGAGGGGTGGAGCCAGCCGTGAATCTGGGTCTGTCTGGCACTTAACTGTGGCCCTCGGTGGAGGTGCCCCAGGGCtccgcctcccccctccccccacattgCTTCAGAATCCCCACTGTCATCTGCTTTGTGTGTGCACGGCTTcttgtttgtttgaaaaaaatagacaaaagaaggGTGTTCCTGGAAAAAACAAGTTTGGTAACCCTGGGCTAGACCGTGGTCCTTCTGGATTTCTGATTCACTGCCATCCCACCCTGGGGGATGCATTTGGCCTACCAACCAAGCTCTCTCCTCCCCCCGACCTGCCCTCCAGGCACGAGCTGCACGTGATGGTGGATGAGGTCTACATGCTGTCCGTGTTTGAGGAGTCGGTTGGGTACCACAGTGTCCTGAGCCTGGAAAGGTGAGCGGACTCTGCCAGTCCcgtgcccctcctcccacccaggaCAGTTCCTCTCCCTTCCAGCTAATCCTACGAGAAGAAGGGAGGCTGGGccaatcagtggttttcaaattgttCTGTGGTGGTTCTGAAAGCTCCAAGGAGTGGTCTTAGTATTCCTTGAGGGAAGGCTGGGAGGGTGGGAAATGGGCCTCCTCTGCTGTTTCCTTCATCTCCAGAGTGGctccattttcattcattcactcattcactcattcattcagcaaatacgtCTGGGGCCCCCTGCATGTGCCAAGCCCTTCCAGCTATCAGAGCTTTTTCATTAGATTTAGTTTGAGTCAAGAATGTGTGGCCAGAACACCTTTGGAAACAGTTGGATCGGATCATCTGGGAAATCTACACATCTGGCATTTAGGGATTCTGACAGTTCCTGATATTCGTTCAGATCTTTCAGCCCTGCTGAGTCCTTTTGTTActggaagggggaccccttccagggcccgagaatgggctcttgtctaacagtcagaaatgaattgtctgaggagacacacgtactgacaaagcaagagactttattgggaaggggcacctgggtggagagcaggagggtaagggaaccctggagaactgctctgccacgtggctcgcagtctcaggttttaagGTAATGGGGTTAGCTTGCCAGGTTATCTCTGGTCCATCATCTTGCTTGTGCCCATACTTGGTCCAACTCAAGGCCCTTCCTGGCGGTGCGCACATCTCTCAGTCAAGATGTTTTCCCATGcgagggtttctgggaggttggtagaaCGTATTAtgggctggcgtctcctccctccttttggcccctcctAAAGTCTTCCAGCTGGCGGTAGCTTGTCAGCTCCATATTCCTGATCAGGACCTCTTGTTGTGAGATAACTCATGTTGTGAGATAACTCCTGCCTGGCCAGGGTAGgtggtttcagtcagtggttcccgAACACTTTCCTTTGCTCTGCTCAGCCAGTCCTCACAAAGCTCTGCCAGGTGGATGGCATGTAGGTTGTTCCTCCTCTTTGCATATGGATTAGGAGAGTGAGACTCAGAGAAATAGGGATTTGTCACTTCCTGTGGCCAGACACTATGCTGTGCTGcagatacatcagtgaacaagaaAGACATAGACCCTTCTTATGTGGAACTTGTCTTtctagctggaaaaaaaaaacaacaaaaaacccccccaaaacttTTAGCAACTAGATACACAGCTAATCATTTGATTATTGAAAAGCAGACGTCTGGAGATCCAACAGAGGATCTGCTTGGGGTACCCAATTGGCCTGGTCTACTGGGAGGGGGTCAGAGAAGGTCTGCTTGAGGAAGTGATGCTTGAACTATGCTCTACATCAGGGGCTGGCAAATATTTTTGGATCGGATGGCAAATATGTTAAGCTTTACAGGTCATATGGTCActcactcagctctgccattgtagcataaAATCAGCCATGGGCAGTACGCAGGTGGGAGAGCGTGGCTGTGCCCCCATAGAGGTTCGTTTACAAGAACAGGCAGCAGGCTGTAGTTGGCTGACCCCTGCTCTGAAGGATGTATAGGAATTGATGATTCAAGAGATGAAACCAGATTCATCCGTCTCCTCATTTGTTCAACCAAACATGTGAACTCCCACGGGTCTGCGTTGCCTCTGTTCCCACCCTGTGCTCTCCGCAGGCTGCCTGACCCCCAGAGGACCCACGTGATGTGGGCGACCAGCAAGGTGGGTTCCTGGCTGGGCTTGGTGGTGTCGGGGGAGGTGAGAGGGCAGAGAGGTGGGTGGAACCGGCTTCCTCTGGGAGGGCTGGCCACCTCCCACAGTGCCTTTCTCCTGCAGGACTTCGGGATGTCTGGGCTCCGCTTTGGCACGCTGTACACAGAAAACCAGGACGTGGCCACTGCGGTATCCTCCCTCTGCCGCTATCACGGCCTCAGTGGCTTGGTCCAGTATCAGATGGCACAGCTGCTCCGGGACCGTGGTGACTGCCTGGGCCTGGCCACCTGAGGATGGGGGAGGGTTGTAGTCAGACTGGGACTGGCCAGGGGTCATGGGTGCTTCTCCCATGAGATGAATTTAGGGTGAATTTAGGGTGTTTGAGAGTGCCAGCTCTGAGCCCAAACTGCGTTCATATCCTATTCGGTCACGTCCCGGCTATGTGGTCTATtccttcacctccctgagcctcagtttcctgttctGCAAAACAGGGATCATAATGGTACCTGTCTTGTAGGGTTGGTGTAATTTGTCGTTCAATTAGAATAGCACCTGGCATACAATAGGCACTTAATCAATATGAACTCATTATTATTAGCTGTGAGCCCTTGAAAAAGAGCAGAAGCTACTAAGGGAAGATTGTTATAATGGAAGTGTCTCTTTCTGTGCGTGTCTATTCTGTTCCTGGGTTCAGATAGTGAGTTTAGATAGCAGAGGTTACCTGTAATTGCCACCATTCATTGAGCCCTGCAAGATGCTCTCAATCTCATTTGTCTCTCCGCAGAATCCTAGGAAGCAGCTTTCCtgtattttccccattattttatagatgaggaaaatcaGGACTGGGTACTACACACCTGCTATAacagctaaatttaaaaagatagtgATAGTATCATGTGTTCGTGAAGATGTGGAGCAGctggaactctcacacactgcCAGTGGGAGTGTTAAGATGGAactgccactttggaaaacaactgAGCAGTTGCttataaaattcaacacacaCTTACCAAATGGCCCAGAAATCCTACTCCTAGATATTTGCCCTTATGGTCACACAAAAACCTctccatgaatgtttatagctgctttatgcataatcaccccaaactggaaacaacccaaatgtccttccaCAGATGAATGGGGAAACAGACTGTGGTTCAcccacacactggaatactacacTGCAATAAAATCCATGAGGACACAGACCCATCTCAAaggcattgtgctgagtgaaagaaaccagtctcaAAAGATTAcattactgtatgattctacttatgtgacattctggaaaaggcaaaactacagtgACGGAGAACAGACCAGCGATTGCAGGGAAGGGGGTGTTGTGACTTCAAACAGATAGCACAAGGGTGTTCTTCGGGGCGAGGGAACCATTCAGTATCCTGCCTGTCATGGGGGTTACACAAATCTatgcatgtgttaaaattcatcgAACTGGACACTAAAAACAGAGGTCAGTTAAAACAATGGGGATCAAGGAGGTGAAGTTGCCCAAGGCCTTACATCTAGTCAGTGGCCACACTGGGATCTGAGCTTCCGCCTGGGTGACTCGGAAGTGTCACTATGTAAGTGGGTACACCTCTGTTGAGGGTCTGAGTCCCAAGGGACTTTGTGTCTGGGCTCCTGAGAATGGCATGCAGGCCCTGGAGCCCTCAGGGCCAAGTATCTGGATTTAAGGTGCTTTTCACTGAATAGTCCCATTGCCCCCAATCAACCAGCTACAGGAAGGGCTCACCCAGCTTTGGCAGCtcatggcttttttcttttcagcatttaGACTCTCGAGACAGAGTGGAGGATTGATGGCGAGGTTTATCTTCTGGCTTCTCTTTCACCCAAACAGACTGGATCAACCAAGTGTACCTGCCGGAAAACCATGCCCGGCTCAAGGCTGCTCACATCTATGTCTCGGAAGAGCTCCGGGCCCTGGGGATCCCCTTCTTGAGCCGTGGGGCCGGCTTCTTCATCTGGGTCGACTTGAGGAAGGTAATGCAGGTGGAAATGCAGGTGGTGGGGGCAGTGTTAAAGCTCCCTCCAGCAGGCAAGGGCAGGGGGTCTCATTCTGCATCCTGAGCGCCTTTCACCCTCCCAGTACCTGCCCGCGGCCACCTTTGAGGAGGAGATGCTGCTCTGGCGCCGCTTTTTGGATAACAAGGTGCTGCTGTCCTTTGGCCAAGCCTTCGAGTGCAAAGAGCCTGGCTGGTTCCGCTTGGTTTTCTCTGACAAGACCCACCGGCTTCACCTGGGTGAGCGGCCTCACCTCCTAACTGCGTCCTTCATTCTGCCCTCCCTCTTCTGGCCTCACCTGTGGCCCCAGCAGCCTGAGCTTGCTCGTCCCCACCCACCCAGCATCAGTGCTGACTCTCACTTCTTCTCAcatcccagggatgcagagggTCCGGCGGGTGCTTGAGGGCAAATCCCAGGTGGCAGAAGACGCACCTTCCTGCTAGACCTAGGAGCCGAGGGGTCCGCACAGGTGAGCCGGTCATTGCCTTGTGGCCACGGGGCCTGGCAGCCACTGTGAAGACTGATGGTGGATGAGCCGTTTGCCAGGCAGATACCCTTCTTGGCCTTGACCTTGAAGAAGAACTGCTCCTTGCTCTCCTGGTGGCAGCGAGACACGCCTTAAGTCATGGTCCATTCCCCTCCCCGGCTATTAAACAAAACTGGGAAAAACTAGAAGCCTCAGCTGTGAGTCATTTACGGAACAGAGGAGGAGTCCTGACTGCTTCTCACCACAGCCCTCAGCCCCCCaggacaggaaaacaaacaacctgtgCCTGCTTTTGTTGGTGCCTTCATTCTTCTGTCTTTGTTGCTAGGGAAACAAGTCAAAGGAGCAACACACGGAAGAGAGAGTTTgcccccaaaagaaaaaagagtgataATTTCTACAAGGAGAAAGGAATTAATTCTGTATGTTCAGATTACTGTCCCTGCACATAGGATGTGTGGGCCTACAGCACACCTGGgacctgagacctgggacatggGAACAGCCCCCGCGTGGGATGAGGTGAACGGGTCCCTGGCGGGAGTCAGGAGGGGTGACTCTATGTCCGGGATGCTCTTCTTCCTGGGAAAGAGCTGCCTTTACTGCTGATTCCGAACCAGAGTGACCTAGCCGTGACTGTGCTGGGAGATGATGGGGCCCTGAACGGAGGCTGCAATGGGGACAAGCTCTAACCCAGGCTGGCCTTTCCACCTTAAGCATGAAAGGGCCGCTCACCCCGTCCCCAGGGGTGCTTTAGTTCAGAGCCCAAAGGAGCTTTCTGAACCAGCCTTAAAGCTGTGGGCTGAGGACCCTTCTCAGGCCCCGACACTCCTGTTTGGAAAAGCTATCTCATTCCTCGTTCTTCTCTTTAGAGCATGTTGGTGAAACCAGCGTTTGCTTTCTATAAACCATGCTCGATGGGTTAggatttgtcttcctctttccgcctttcattcattcctccttcctccctgtcttttcTTGAATACCTTGTATGTGCCGGACACTGTGCTGGGTAATTTACATGCATCATTTCTAACTCTAACCACCGTGGGAAGCTGGCATTGTTAgccctcattttagagatgaggaaactgagtctcaaacaGATGAAATGATGTTTCTGAAGTAACATAGCTAAAAAGtatcagagccaggattcaagttCAGGTTGGTTTGGTTCACAATCTTTCCACTCCGCCAGAGTCCCAGAGGAGTCTTTGACTTTTCCAGTCCTGAGAACCAGGCTTCATGCTGTCATCGTTTCACCTTTCATTACTTTTCAATATCATTGGCTAAGTAGCACTCGTTTCTACTCCCACTTCCAGGATACGTTGATGCCAGGATTTGCTTTACTGGAATGCCTGCTGCTTTTCCGGAGGTCAGAACAGAATGGCCACGTTGAGGGCCCTACACGTCCTCTCCAGAGACCTCTGTTGTGACGCTGCCACTGTTGTTGAGGGTCCCCTGTGAAGGACCCATGTGATGAATTCCATTTAGAATTTTCAGAAGGATGACTCCTAGCTCTCCCTTAGAGGGAATCCAAGCAGGTTTCCTAGCAGAGGCTGACTAAACTAGGAATCTGGATCTGAACTGAGCTCATTGGTTTGAGTAGAGCTGGCTTTTGCTTTGCTGAATGGCCATGTTCCATATGTCTCCCTTTCTGGAGCATGGACTGGACATACCCTACACCCACCTCACATCTTCTCTGCTCACCTTTCTGCTCTGCCAGTTACTACAGCCATCAGATTTTGtgttccctccttctcttttcctctgtgtggCTTCATTTTCAGACATGCTCCATTCAGATGGTGGCAAGATGGCTTCCAGGCAGCTCCAGGTTACATGGTCCTTGTAGCAGACACCTACAGGGTATTAGCAGGATAGACACCCTTTCTTCCTCAGCATTCATTTCTCTCCTGCCATAGGAGGCCAGCAGGCCTTACCTCAATCATCTGCCCATCCAGGGGAACCCAGGTTCTATTCATCTGTCCACTCTGCCATCCTTAGTGGGTTGGCTTTTCCCCTTCAAGCTTATTTCCTCATTGTCTCAATATGGCTAAAGAAGCTCCAAACATCATCTCCTCACCAACCACTTCCAGACACAGAAAAGAGAGTATGTTTTTCTGTTgcctccttttcattttatttcattcatttaaaaaatatttgtttaagcctcagatttgtaggagttctttatatatctggaAATGAGTATTTATTTTGCCAGATACTCTTCATTTATTAACATtcactttatcattttctttattctcctcctgAACATGGAAATGACCTTAGAATATTTAACTCTCACTCCTTTATTTTCATCTCCTGCCATATTGTTGGCTAGTATTTTAGTTAATGCCTCtttgttgttgtagttgtttttttcttcctctggaaaTTGTGCTTTGAAAAGTCATGACAACCCCAGTTTGGTCGAAGACCTGGTCAAATAGAAACTCAAGTTCTGATGTGAACATTTCTAA is part of the Balaenoptera musculus isolate JJ_BM4_2016_0621 chromosome 8, mBalMus1.pri.v3, whole genome shotgun sequence genome and encodes:
- the ACCS gene encoding 1-aminocyclopropane-1-carboxylate synthase-like protein 1 isoform X2, producing the protein MFTLPQKDSGTPTTSLGSVSQQGLHGNHGDGLEGECSRKPDQKPLKLYGVGDPTAMFSSDSPYLSSRGSVIKWFWDSAEEGYRTYHMDEYDEDKNPSGIINLGTSENKLCFDLLSRRLSQSDMLRLEPSLLQYPDWRGHLFLREEVARFLSFYCRSPAPLKPENVVVLNGCASLFSALATVLCEAGEAFLIPAPYYGAITQHVYLYGNVRLVCVYLDSEGVKVKGLILINPQNPLGDVYSPGELQEYLEFAKRHELHVMVDEVYMLSVFEESVGYHSVLSLERLPDPQRTHVMWATSKDFGMSGLRFGTLYTENQDVATAVSSLCRYHGLSGLVQYQMAQLLRDRDWINQVYLPENHARLKAAHIYVSEELRALGIPFLSRGAGFFIWVDLRKYLPAATFEEEMLLWRRFLDNKVLLSFGQAFECKEPGWFRLVFSDKTHRLHLGMQRVRRVLEGKSQVAEDAPSC
- the ACCS gene encoding 1-aminocyclopropane-1-carboxylate synthase-like protein 1 isoform X3, which produces MFSSDSPYLSSRGSVIKWFWDSAEEGYRTYHMDEYDEDKNPSGIINLGTSENKLCFDLLSRRLSQSDMLRLEPSLLQYPDWRGHLFLREEVARFLSFYCRSPAPLKPENVVVLNGCASLFSALATVLCEAGEAFLIPAPYYGAITQHVYLYGNVRLVCVYLDSEVTGLETRPFQLTVEKLEMALEGANSEGVKVKGLILINPQNPLGDVYSPGELQEYLEFAKRHELHVMVDEVYMLSVFEESVGYHSVLSLERLPDPQRTHVMWATSKDFGMSGLRFGTLYTENQDVATAVSSLCRYHGLSGLVQYQMAQLLRDRDWINQVYLPENHARLKAAHIYVSEELRALGIPFLSRGAGFFIWVDLRKYLPAATFEEEMLLWRRFLDNKVLLSFGQAFECKEPGWFRLVFSDKTHRLHLGMQRVRRVLEGKSQVAEDAPSC
- the ACCS gene encoding 1-aminocyclopropane-1-carboxylate synthase-like protein 1 isoform X1 translates to MFTLPQKDSGTPTTSLGSVSQQGLHGNHGDGLEGECSRKPDQKPLKLYGVGDPTAMFSSDSPYLSSRGSVIKWFWDSAEEGYRTYHMDEYDEDKNPSGIINLGTSENKLCFDLLSRRLSQSDMLRLEPSLLQYPDWRGHLFLREEVARFLSFYCRSPAPLKPENVVVLNGCASLFSALATVLCEAGEAFLIPAPYYGAITQHVYLYGNVRLVCVYLDSEVTGLETRPFQLTVEKLEMALEGANSEGVKVKGLILINPQNPLGDVYSPGELQEYLEFAKRHELHVMVDEVYMLSVFEESVGYHSVLSLERLPDPQRTHVMWATSKDFGMSGLRFGTLYTENQDVATAVSSLCRYHGLSGLVQYQMAQLLRDRDWINQVYLPENHARLKAAHIYVSEELRALGIPFLSRGAGFFIWVDLRKYLPAATFEEEMLLWRRFLDNKVLLSFGQAFECKEPGWFRLVFSDKTHRLHLGMQRVRRVLEGKSQVAEDAPSC